The following are encoded in a window of Mumia flava genomic DNA:
- a CDS encoding sensor histidine kinase, whose protein sequence is MLADELGTIELLAGLTEEQRSELASRADVVAFARDEVLWIEGEHADSWWVLLEGVVALSRRVGREDVIVARMDVPGRWAGGFQAWDDEGFYLATARATSNGRMLRLDATDLRALLDAWFPFGGHLVNGLYHTARSVESTVRQRASLITLGTLAAGLAHELNNPAAAATRAVDGLGEACDALLGCLIGLARHDLTPTQFLALDDLRSELRAAPRPPDALTLADREDELADWLVRHAVSRPRRLAATFAAAGADVVWAGRVSAALPGPALELGLGWVAATLDASTLLERTKESTRRVSELVASVRSYSQMDRASRQEIDVRDGLENTLTMLGHRLHGPIDVVRRYDDPPAIDAHPGELNQVWTNVISNALDAMDDAGTLTIAAYGEQDHVVVEIGDTGPGMPDDVAARAFEPFFTTKEIGDGTGLGLDIARRIVVERHGGTIDLRTSADGTTMVVRLPVHRAE, encoded by the coding sequence ATGCTTGCCGACGAGCTGGGCACGATCGAGCTGCTCGCCGGTCTCACCGAGGAGCAGCGCTCGGAGCTCGCGTCGCGCGCGGACGTCGTGGCCTTCGCGCGGGACGAGGTCCTGTGGATCGAGGGCGAGCACGCCGACAGCTGGTGGGTGCTGCTCGAGGGGGTGGTCGCGCTGTCGCGCAGGGTCGGCCGCGAGGACGTGATCGTCGCGAGGATGGACGTTCCCGGGCGGTGGGCCGGAGGGTTCCAGGCGTGGGACGACGAGGGCTTCTACCTCGCGACCGCGCGCGCGACGAGCAACGGCCGGATGCTGCGCCTGGACGCGACCGACCTGCGCGCGCTGCTCGACGCCTGGTTCCCGTTCGGCGGGCACCTGGTCAACGGGCTCTACCACACCGCCCGGTCGGTCGAGTCCACCGTCCGGCAGCGCGCCTCGCTCATCACGCTCGGCACGCTCGCGGCGGGACTCGCCCACGAGCTCAACAATCCGGCCGCTGCCGCGACCCGAGCGGTCGACGGTCTCGGCGAGGCCTGCGACGCCCTCCTCGGATGCCTGATCGGTCTCGCTCGGCACGACCTGACGCCCACGCAGTTCCTCGCGCTCGACGACCTGCGGAGCGAGCTCCGGGCTGCTCCTCGGCCTCCGGACGCTCTGACCCTCGCCGACCGTGAGGACGAGCTCGCCGACTGGCTCGTCCGGCATGCCGTGAGCCGACCGCGGAGACTGGCCGCGACCTTCGCCGCCGCCGGCGCCGACGTCGTCTGGGCCGGCCGGGTCTCCGCCGCGCTCCCCGGGCCCGCGCTCGAGCTCGGTCTCGGCTGGGTCGCGGCGACGCTCGATGCCTCCACCCTCCTGGAGCGGACGAAGGAGTCGACGCGGCGAGTCTCCGAGCTCGTCGCCTCGGTCCGTTCGTACTCGCAGATGGACCGCGCCTCCCGGCAGGAGATCGACGTCCGGGACGGGCTCGAGAACACCTTGACGATGCTCGGCCACCGACTGCACGGTCCGATCGACGTCGTGCGCCGCTACGACGACCCACCCGCGATCGACGCGCACCCGGGCGAGCTCAACCAGGTCTGGACCAACGTGATCAGCAACGCGCTCGACGCGATGGACGACGCGGGGACGCTGACGATCGCGGCGTACGGCGAGCAGGACCACGTGGTCGTCGAGATCGGCGACACCGGGCCGGGCATGCCCGACGACGTCGCGGCTCGGGCGTTCGAACCGTTCTTCACCACGAAGGAGATCGGCGACGGGACCGGACTCGGCCTCGACATCGCACGACGGATCGTCGTCGAACGACACGGCGGGACGATCGACCTCCGCACGTCGGCGGACGGGACGACGATGGTGGTCCGGCTCCCGGTGCACAGGGCGGAGTGA
- a CDS encoding SDR family NAD(P)-dependent oxidoreductase, translating into MDPITIVTGGTRGIGASVARRLATEGHTLVLGYAHDDGAARDLSDELTEQTPVRLVRSDITTDRGVEALYEAAAELGEVTGLVNNAGATLHLGTLATTPTATVRAVVDLNLTAAVLCARRAVIAFEEAGTPGTIVNVSSVAAATGSPGEYVHYAAAKAGIDALTYGLAKETAALGIRVVGVAPGMVETRIHADAGDPDRLERLAGRIPMGRVGVPDDIASAIAWLLTDEASYITGTTLRVAGGL; encoded by the coding sequence ATGGACCCGATCACGATCGTCACGGGCGGCACCCGAGGGATCGGCGCGTCGGTCGCCCGTCGCCTGGCGACCGAGGGGCACACCCTGGTGCTCGGCTACGCCCACGACGACGGAGCGGCCCGCGACCTGAGCGACGAGCTCACCGAGCAGACCCCGGTCCGACTCGTCCGTTCCGACATCACCACCGACCGCGGAGTCGAGGCGCTGTACGAGGCTGCCGCCGAGCTGGGTGAGGTCACCGGCCTCGTGAACAACGCCGGTGCGACGCTTCACCTCGGCACGCTGGCGACCACGCCGACCGCCACCGTCCGGGCGGTCGTGGACCTGAACCTCACCGCCGCCGTCCTGTGTGCACGACGCGCCGTGATCGCGTTCGAGGAAGCCGGGACCCCGGGCACGATCGTCAACGTCTCCTCCGTCGCGGCAGCGACCGGGTCGCCGGGCGAGTACGTCCACTACGCCGCGGCCAAGGCCGGGATCGACGCGCTCACGTACGGGCTCGCGAAGGAGACGGCAGCACTCGGGATCCGCGTCGTCGGAGTTGCGCCCGGGATGGTCGAGACCCGGATCCACGCCGACGCCGGCGACCCCGACCGGCTCGAGCGTCTCGCCGGGCGGATCCCGATGGGCCGCGTCGGCGTCCCGGACGACATCGCGTCCGCGATCGCGTGGCTGCTCACGGACGAGGCGTCGTACATCACCGGGACGACCCTGCGGGTCGCCGGAGGTCTGTGA
- a CDS encoding universal stress protein, protein MSTPSPTPAPHHARTPVRPVVVGIDGGPRDARVVAWAGVRAWAGRHPLRLVHAFRQTTSTDPFGTISWWDPAARDEAEQFVARVAAHVRARAPSVQVTTTTLAMGPVAALAWEGNGAEVVVIGRSRRAWFRPTGLSVEARLARRVPGRVVVVGPDDETLR, encoded by the coding sequence GTGTCCACACCATCACCGACGCCCGCGCCGCACCACGCGCGCACGCCCGTACGCCCCGTCGTCGTCGGCATCGACGGCGGGCCGCGGGATGCTCGAGTCGTCGCGTGGGCAGGAGTCCGTGCGTGGGCCGGTCGCCATCCGCTGCGCCTGGTGCACGCGTTCCGACAGACGACCTCCACCGATCCGTTCGGCACGATCTCGTGGTGGGATCCGGCCGCGCGGGACGAGGCCGAGCAGTTCGTCGCACGCGTAGCGGCCCACGTCCGGGCCCGGGCGCCCTCGGTCCAGGTCACCACGACCACCCTCGCGATGGGCCCGGTGGCAGCTCTCGCCTGGGAAGGCAACGGGGCCGAGGTCGTCGTCATCGGGCGCAGCCGACGGGCGTGGTTCCGGCCCACGGGCCTGTCGGTCGAGGCGCGGCTGGCCCGGCGGGTGCCCGGACGTGTCGTCGTCGTCGGCCCGGACGACGAGACGCTGCGGTGA